A single region of the Fimbriimonadaceae bacterium genome encodes:
- the metG gene encoding methionine--tRNA ligase yields MSKKYYITTPIYYVNSAPHIGTALTTFVCDATRRYQTMRGEDAWFVTGTDENALKVMEAAEKSGKPTMEFVDEVSGKFVECWNDINIDYDDFIRTTEPRHIQAVQKFFDTLRENGFVYQDKYEGWYDVGSETFVREADLVDGKSPDGNEVRWVTEENWFFKLSAFEQKLLDHIETNEDFLLPSTRRNEVISFIKSGLRDMCITRKNPGWGIPVPGDPDKVIYVWFDALINYIAATGWPNPGWEDLWPCDVHWMGKEIYTRFHATLWPAMLMGVGLPLPKHVIAHGWFTFGGTKISKSKGNIIAPMELASHLVERSGCAKEAAVDGVRYSLAAFLPYEGDTNYTIEEVEGRFNYDLANDLGNALNRSLSMAHKFVDGVVPEAEIDPDVMEAVQLAKENYAVAMMEFRIDRTSQIALDLVRFLNKYIDSSAPWALAKNNDPRLGTVIRSMLFCLRSAEALFWPIMPTVSGMIAAQLGCQPDFNWDNIGNPDTLPAGTKLEQPQPIFPRIDLKKPIEAKQNSDQPSASGDQKKKMNNEKSESNDQESANPKSKIQNPKSEPTSAQDELITIDDFAKVKLRVARILEAEPLEGTDKLLKLQVVIGEEKRQVVAGIRKNYDPMDLIGRQVVIVYNLKPAKLRGTESQGMLLAATDEEGGAILLQPDKEAPEGTTVR; encoded by the coding sequence ATGTCGAAAAAGTACTACATCACCACGCCGATCTACTACGTGAACAGCGCCCCCCACATCGGCACCGCGCTGACCACCTTCGTCTGCGACGCCACACGCCGCTACCAGACGATGCGCGGCGAAGACGCATGGTTCGTTACCGGAACTGACGAAAATGCACTCAAGGTGATGGAAGCCGCCGAGAAGTCCGGCAAGCCGACGATGGAGTTCGTCGATGAGGTCAGCGGCAAGTTTGTCGAGTGCTGGAATGACATCAATATCGACTACGACGACTTTATCCGCACGACCGAGCCTCGTCACATCCAGGCTGTCCAGAAGTTCTTCGACACCCTGCGCGAAAACGGTTTCGTCTATCAGGACAAATATGAGGGCTGGTACGACGTCGGCTCCGAAACCTTCGTGCGCGAAGCCGATCTAGTGGACGGCAAGAGCCCAGACGGCAACGAGGTTCGATGGGTAACCGAGGAGAACTGGTTCTTCAAACTCAGCGCGTTTGAGCAGAAGCTCCTTGACCACATCGAGACCAACGAAGACTTCCTGCTCCCCTCGACCCGCCGCAACGAAGTCATCAGCTTTATCAAATCGGGGCTGCGCGATATGTGCATCACCCGCAAGAACCCAGGATGGGGCATCCCCGTGCCGGGCGATCCCGACAAGGTCATCTACGTCTGGTTCGATGCCCTCATCAACTACATCGCCGCAACCGGTTGGCCCAACCCCGGCTGGGAAGACCTGTGGCCTTGCGATGTGCACTGGATGGGCAAAGAGATTTACACCCGCTTCCATGCCACCCTTTGGCCTGCGATGCTCATGGGCGTCGGCTTGCCCCTGCCCAAGCACGTCATCGCCCACGGGTGGTTCACCTTTGGCGGCACAAAGATTAGCAAATCCAAAGGGAACATCATCGCCCCGATGGAGCTTGCCAGCCATCTTGTCGAGCGGTCGGGCTGTGCCAAAGAGGCAGCTGTCGATGGTGTGCGGTACTCGCTGGCAGCGTTCTTGCCCTACGAAGGCGACACGAATTACACGATCGAGGAGGTCGAGGGACGATTTAACTACGACCTTGCCAACGACCTTGGAAACGCCCTAAACCGAAGCCTTTCGATGGCTCATAAGTTTGTCGACGGTGTTGTGCCAGAGGCAGAGATTGATCCTGATGTCATGGAAGCTGTCCAGCTTGCGAAAGAGAATTATGCGGTCGCGATGATGGAGTTTCGCATCGACCGCACTTCGCAGATCGCTCTCGATTTGGTTAGGTTTCTGAATAAATACATTGACTCTTCGGCCCCTTGGGCGCTCGCGAAGAACAACGATCCTCGGCTTGGCACGGTTATCAGGTCCATGCTGTTCTGCTTGCGATCCGCCGAAGCCCTTTTCTGGCCGATCATGCCAACCGTTTCCGGCATGATCGCGGCCCAACTCGGCTGCCAGCCAGACTTTAACTGGGACAACATTGGCAATCCGGACACGCTCCCGGCTGGTACGAAGCTTGAACAGCCGCAGCCCATCTTCCCGCGTATCGACCTCAAAAAGCCGATCGAAGCCAAGCAAAACAGCGATCAGCCATCCGCAAGCGGCGATCAAAAGAAGAAAATGAACAACGAGAAATCAGAAAGCAACGATCAGGAATCGGCAAATCCAAAATCCAAAATCCAAAATCCAAAATCAGAGCCCACCAGCGCCCAAGATGAGCTCATCACCATCGACGACTTCGCCAAGGTCAAGCTTCGCGTTGCCCGCATCCTCGAAGCCGAACCGTTGGAAGGCACCGACAAGTTGCTCAAGCTCCAGGTCGTGATCGGGGAAGAGAAGCGCCAGGTTGTCGCCGGTATCCGCAAGAACTACGACCCGATGGACCTTATCGGCCGCCAAGTCGTTATCGTTTACAACCTCAAACCCGCCAAGCTGCGCGGAACCGAAAGCCAAGGCATGCTCCTGGCAGCCACAGATGAAGAGGGCGGCGCGATCCTCCTCCAACCCGACAAAGAAGCCCCCGAAGGCACGACAGTTCGATAA
- a CDS encoding ketoacyl-ACP synthase III — protein sequence MRAVIRGVGHAVPPKVMTNHDLEKIVDTSDEWIVQRTGIKERRISEPHETSSTLGTTAALEALEMAGIDPMDIDLIACGTVTGDMIFPSTSCLIQENIGAKNAGAYDIGAACAGFIYSLATVTGMIESGSVKRALVVGVDVLSKYVDWTDRSTCVLFGDGGGAVVLEGQANTDHGVIKTVLLSDGSGAKSITYEAGGSLYPVGKDYSKQAREAIYMAGAEVYRFAVHAMGDACCRALHEAGLEPGDIDLFVPHQANLRIIDSAASRLNLPDEKVFVNVHKYGNTSGGSIPLGLYEAHQEGRLKSGMVVMTVGFGAGLVWGANIIRW from the coding sequence ATTCGTGCGGTAATCCGTGGTGTGGGGCATGCGGTGCCCCCCAAGGTCATGACCAATCACGATCTCGAGAAGATCGTGGATACCTCCGACGAATGGATCGTGCAGCGCACCGGAATCAAAGAGCGGCGCATCAGCGAACCTCACGAGACCTCCTCGACGCTTGGCACGACGGCAGCTCTTGAAGCCTTGGAGATGGCGGGTATCGACCCGATGGACATCGACCTGATCGCCTGCGGAACGGTCACCGGCGACATGATCTTTCCCTCCACTTCTTGTCTCATTCAGGAGAACATCGGAGCAAAGAACGCAGGCGCGTACGACATCGGTGCGGCTTGTGCTGGTTTTATCTATTCGCTTGCGACTGTCACCGGGATGATCGAGAGTGGCTCCGTCAAGCGCGCTCTTGTCGTTGGCGTGGATGTTCTAAGTAAGTACGTGGACTGGACAGACCGCTCGACCTGTGTCCTGTTTGGAGACGGTGGTGGAGCCGTGGTTCTCGAAGGTCAGGCGAACACAGACCACGGAGTGATCAAAACTGTGCTTCTCTCCGATGGATCTGGAGCGAAATCGATCACCTATGAAGCAGGTGGATCGCTATATCCGGTCGGCAAAGATTACAGCAAACAGGCCCGTGAGGCCATCTACATGGCGGGAGCAGAGGTTTATCGCTTTGCGGTCCACGCCATGGGCGACGCCTGTTGCCGAGCCTTGCACGAGGCTGGCCTGGAACCGGGAGATATCGATCTTTTTGTTCCCCACCAAGCGAACCTTCGGATTATCGACTCGGCGGCGAGCCGGTTGAATCTCCCTGATGAGAAGGTTTTTGTGAACGTGCACAAATACGGAAACACCAGCGGTGGCTCGATCCCGCTCGGGCTTTACGAGGCGCATCAAGAGGGTCGGCTCAAGTCGGGAATGGTTGTGATGACCGTTGGTTTTGGGGCTGGCTTGGTCTGGGGCGCGAATATTATTCGGTGGTAG
- the plsX gene encoding phosphate acyltransferase PlsX: MSASGPRYIALDAMGGDHAPEQIVLGAIQAAPLMRHPILLVGIPDQIEKFLPTPCPPNISIHPASEVVEMHEKPTEALRKKKDSSMAVGANLVKEGQASAFVSAGNTGAATASCLLSWRQMHGFHRPAIASTMPCRKGGFLLLDAGASPDVDPEHLVEFALMGRAYAQTIMGRPDPKVHLLNIGEEEGKGNAFAKQAYNLLRKHEWFAGNIEGKDMFKSECDVVVCDAFVGNIVLKTAEGVGELIEAMMKDALPNSPLGRLPYLPLKGIVKKLRAKTDYAEVGGSPLLGLNGVCIICHGRSSAKAIKNALLLAQKAVDNELVETMRASVKKD, translated from the coding sequence GTGAGTGCAAGTGGTCCGAGATACATCGCCCTTGATGCGATGGGTGGGGACCATGCCCCAGAGCAGATTGTGCTCGGGGCGATCCAAGCCGCTCCCTTGATGCGGCATCCGATCCTGCTTGTTGGGATTCCCGACCAGATTGAGAAGTTTCTCCCAACCCCCTGTCCGCCAAATATCTCGATTCATCCGGCATCGGAAGTCGTCGAGATGCACGAAAAACCCACGGAGGCCTTGCGCAAGAAGAAAGACTCTTCGATGGCGGTCGGGGCAAACTTGGTGAAGGAAGGGCAAGCGTCGGCCTTTGTTTCTGCGGGAAATACGGGCGCGGCAACGGCATCTTGTCTGCTCTCTTGGCGTCAGATGCATGGCTTTCACCGTCCTGCCATCGCCAGCACGATGCCCTGCCGGAAGGGAGGGTTTCTCCTGCTCGATGCTGGGGCAAGCCCAGATGTCGATCCTGAGCACCTCGTCGAATTTGCCCTCATGGGCCGAGCCTATGCCCAAACGATCATGGGCCGACCGGACCCAAAAGTCCACCTTCTGAACATCGGCGAAGAGGAGGGCAAAGGGAATGCCTTTGCCAAGCAGGCCTACAATTTGCTGCGAAAGCACGAGTGGTTCGCGGGAAACATCGAGGGTAAGGACATGTTCAAGTCCGAGTGCGATGTGGTGGTTTGTGACGCTTTCGTCGGCAATATCGTGCTCAAAACGGCGGAGGGTGTTGGCGAGCTCATCGAAGCGATGATGAAGGACGCTTTGCCCAACAGTCCTCTTGGACGACTTCCTTATCTGCCCCTCAAGGGTATCGTGAAAAAGCTCAGGGCGAAGACCGACTACGCCGAAGTAGGCGGTTCTCCATTGCTCGGTCTGAACGGCGTTTGCATCATCTGCCACGGACGGAGCAGCGCTAAAGCCATAAAGAATGCCCTGTTGCTCGCTCAAAAAGCGGTGGACAATGAACTTGTCGAAACGATGCGCGCAAGCGTGAAGAAGGACTAG
- a CDS encoding DUF177 domain-containing protein — MKREHLLDLNEVLQHPGKKLSIEISTNLENDPEIELMEPMQGFLEAVSTGNILLLTGTFTAKIIADCARCSGPIEVPVEFEVDEQFPVVGVPASYGMNDYARVDEEEEPYKLFVENSLDVQALLRQDLIVSAPMQPLCQYGWDGDCPQAANSGLKPSAAEGRPEFSKLQSLLKGDEEEGSTK; from the coding sequence ATGAAACGCGAGCACCTGCTCGATCTGAACGAGGTTCTCCAGCATCCTGGCAAGAAACTCTCGATCGAAATCTCAACCAATTTAGAAAACGATCCGGAGATCGAGCTCATGGAACCCATGCAAGGGTTTCTTGAGGCTGTGAGCACCGGAAACATCCTGTTGCTCACCGGCACATTCACGGCTAAGATCATCGCCGACTGCGCGCGCTGCAGCGGACCGATAGAAGTCCCCGTAGAGTTTGAAGTGGATGAGCAGTTCCCAGTTGTTGGCGTCCCCGCAAGCTATGGCATGAACGACTATGCCCGCGTGGACGAAGAGGAGGAGCCTTACAAGCTCTTCGTCGAGAATTCGCTTGACGTGCAAGCTCTCCTCCGACAAGACCTGATCGTCTCCGCACCCATGCAGCCGCTTTGCCAGTACGGCTGGGATGGTGATTGTCCGCAAGCTGCCAACTCCGGGCTGAAACCCTCGGCCGCCGAAGGCCGTCCCGAATTTAGCAAACTGCAAAGTCTGCTAAAAGGCGACGAGGAGGAAGGTAGCACGAAGTGA
- a CDS encoding HDOD domain-containing protein, with protein sequence MSGSRLDSDHERVQAVWLTAKKLTQHPMIEGLIGRTVMFAQVEPQRASIMERLIAPDNPIHPSLKAALDVFVPGEESINAKSEQLGDVKATAIALAVCYHQVIRVLSPIAGLDSSAVFKQAVAVATASEIFAERSCRFPPIEAFGAGLFHHLGVILMGVTHNQSYRGLLSAVKESHGNLADAEKKAYGYSHDETATVIGEACNLPAHIQDGMVWHDAEPSGQRTVGLCVSLAVRHCHSMGFDAGLSDTIPALAPTGLRCVGVGEHNSDRIAELIRTQVESFTQVSSAISNQAA encoded by the coding sequence ATGAGTGGTTCACGCCTTGATAGCGATCATGAACGCGTTCAAGCCGTCTGGCTGACCGCAAAGAAGCTGACTCAACACCCGATGATCGAAGGATTAATCGGGCGCACGGTGATGTTTGCTCAAGTTGAGCCCCAACGCGCATCCATCATGGAGCGGCTCATCGCCCCCGACAATCCCATCCACCCAAGCCTGAAGGCCGCGCTCGACGTTTTCGTGCCCGGTGAAGAATCTATCAACGCAAAGTCAGAACAGCTTGGCGACGTCAAGGCTACCGCCATCGCACTTGCGGTTTGTTATCACCAAGTCATCCGGGTTCTATCACCGATAGCAGGGCTCGATTCATCTGCCGTCTTCAAGCAAGCTGTCGCGGTCGCAACTGCTTCCGAGATCTTTGCCGAACGGTCCTGCCGGTTTCCGCCCATCGAAGCTTTTGGCGCGGGTCTGTTTCATCATCTTGGCGTTATTCTCATGGGAGTTACCCACAATCAGAGCTATCGAGGATTGCTTTCTGCTGTGAAGGAGTCTCACGGAAATCTGGCCGATGCAGAGAAAAAAGCGTACGGCTATTCACACGACGAAACAGCAACCGTGATCGGTGAAGCATGTAACTTGCCCGCTCACATTCAGGATGGAATGGTTTGGCACGATGCTGAGCCTTCGGGCCAGCGGACGGTCGGGCTTTGCGTCAGCCTTGCAGTTCGTCACTGTCATTCCATGGGCTTCGACGCAGGACTGAGCGACACGATACCGGCGCTCGCACCCACTGGATTGCGCTGCGTTGGTGTGGGCGAACACAATTCTGACCGAATTGCCGAACTTATTCGCACACAAGTTGAAAGCTTTACACAAGTCTCCTCAGCGATCTCAAATCAGGCCGCGTAG